The Myxococcota bacterium genome has a segment encoding these proteins:
- a CDS encoding SelL-related redox protein: MKVGERIPDAVLDRAVVGLHVAPGTLRDQLGDAPTLLVFLRHFGCMFCRETLADLRGASQADARFPRVLLFFQGTLTEGRALLRRYWPDVPAIADPALELYDAFGVERGSWAQMLGPPVWPASVRARAKGHRNAERSGDIWRMPGMFLCRGSEVAWTHAYRSAGDAPDYAAIAAIARATR; the protein is encoded by the coding sequence GTGAAGGTCGGTGAGCGCATTCCCGACGCCGTGCTCGACCGCGCGGTGGTCGGGCTGCACGTCGCGCCGGGCACGCTGCGCGACCAGCTCGGCGACGCGCCGACGCTCCTCGTCTTCCTGCGCCACTTCGGCTGCATGTTCTGCCGCGAGACGCTGGCCGACCTGCGCGGCGCGTCGCAGGCCGACGCGCGCTTCCCGCGCGTGCTGCTCTTCTTCCAGGGCACGCTCACCGAGGGGCGCGCGCTGCTGCGGCGCTACTGGCCGGACGTCCCCGCGATCGCGGACCCCGCGCTCGAGCTGTACGACGCGTTCGGCGTCGAGCGCGGCTCGTGGGCGCAGATGCTCGGGCCGCCGGTGTGGCCCGCGAGCGTGCGCGCGCGCGCGAAGGGCCACCGCAACGCGGAGCGGTCGGGCGACATCTGGCGGATGCCCGGCATGTTCCTCTGCCGCGGGTCCGAGGTCGCGTGGACGCACGCGTACCGCAGCGCCGGCGACGCACCCGATTACGCGGCGATCGCAGCCATCGCCCGGGCGACGCGCTAG
- a CDS encoding glucose 1-dehydrogenase, whose protein sequence is MGTAGTGSSLRGTAGIVTGAGSGIGRATALAMAAEGARVAIADIDAASGEETVRLVAEAGGEAFAVATDVRDEARVEAMVRATVDRFGRLDWACNNAATGETLAPMTQLTRKDWDGFVEVALVGVWLCMKHEIPAMIERGGGAIVNIGSMVGLNGQPLMSAYAAAKGGVIALSKSAAAEFAPMGVRVNVVNPGMIATPGNEEVAKLLPDFMQRGIDAHALARMGRPEEVAATVAFLCSEGAGFITGQCINVEGGVSVKATTYP, encoded by the coding sequence ATGGGCACGGCGGGCACCGGATCGAGCTTGCGCGGCACGGCCGGCATCGTGACGGGCGCGGGCTCGGGCATCGGCCGCGCGACCGCGCTCGCGATGGCCGCCGAGGGCGCGCGCGTCGCGATCGCCGACATCGACGCGGCGTCCGGCGAGGAGACGGTGCGGCTCGTCGCGGAGGCGGGCGGCGAGGCCTTCGCCGTCGCCACCGACGTGCGCGACGAGGCGCGCGTCGAGGCGATGGTCCGCGCGACCGTCGACCGCTTCGGCCGGCTCGACTGGGCCTGCAACAACGCCGCGACGGGCGAGACGCTCGCGCCGATGACGCAGCTCACGCGAAAGGACTGGGACGGCTTCGTCGAGGTGGCGCTCGTCGGCGTGTGGCTGTGCATGAAGCACGAGATCCCGGCGATGATCGAGCGCGGCGGCGGCGCGATCGTGAACATCGGCTCGATGGTGGGACTGAACGGCCAGCCGTTGATGAGCGCCTACGCGGCGGCGAAGGGCGGCGTGATCGCGCTCAGCAAGAGCGCGGCCGCCGAGTTCGCGCCGATGGGCGTGCGCGTGAACGTCGTGAACCCCGGCATGATCGCGACGCCCGGCAACGAGGAGGTCGCGAAGCTGCTCCCCGACTTCATGCAGCGCGGCATCGACGCGCACGCGCTCGCGCGCATGGGCCGGCCCGAGGAGGTCGCGGCGACCGTCGCGTTCCTGTGCTCCGAGGGCGCGGGCTTCATCACGGGCCAGTGCATCAACGTCGAGGGCGGCGTCTCGGTGAAGGCGACCACGTATCCGTAG
- a CDS encoding MaoC family dehydratase N-terminal domain-containing protein: protein MADAGTYERLCALLGTRGEAILARDPVNQPMIRHWCDAMEDDNPVYTDPAIAARSVFGEVVAPATMLNTWSMLGLTRRPAGSTGDDPQSRALRVLDAAGFTSVVATNCDHEYDRPLVLGDHLSSTIELVEVSPEKKTALGVGHFVTTQTEYRDLRGERVGAMRFRILKFAPGTGRVAPGGAGGASAAAPTRRLAPSIPDGASGRATLVRVLDAAGAAASAFGPERVAAEIELAEGGRVEADVVDLARELVVPGVALELAIDESDPDSPVPVFRIARAPRRASTRGFDAIEVGERLAPCPIPITTTRIVATAIASRDYQDVHHDPVLARRRGSPDIFMNILTSGGLCGRYVSDWAGPEARFLAMHIRLGAPNYPGDCMTMYGEVAAKERRGGRGIATIALRGANRLGDHVTGTIELALPDAEGPALG from the coding sequence ATGGCGGACGCGGGAACGTACGAGCGGCTGTGTGCACTGCTCGGGACGCGCGGCGAGGCGATCCTCGCGCGCGACCCGGTGAACCAGCCGATGATCCGGCACTGGTGCGACGCGATGGAGGACGACAACCCCGTCTACACCGACCCGGCGATCGCCGCGCGCTCGGTGTTCGGCGAGGTGGTCGCGCCGGCGACGATGCTCAACACGTGGTCGATGCTCGGCCTCACGCGCCGGCCGGCGGGGAGCACGGGCGACGACCCGCAGAGCCGCGCGCTGCGCGTCCTCGACGCCGCCGGCTTCACGTCCGTCGTCGCGACGAACTGCGACCACGAGTACGACCGGCCGCTCGTGCTGGGCGACCACCTCTCGTCGACCATCGAGCTCGTCGAGGTCTCGCCCGAGAAGAAGACCGCGCTCGGCGTCGGCCACTTCGTGACGACGCAGACCGAGTACCGCGACCTTCGCGGCGAGCGCGTCGGCGCGATGCGATTCCGCATCCTGAAGTTCGCGCCGGGGACCGGGCGCGTCGCCCCGGGCGGCGCGGGCGGCGCGTCGGCGGCCGCGCCGACGCGACGGCTCGCGCCGTCGATTCCCGACGGCGCGAGCGGCCGCGCGACGCTCGTGCGCGTGCTCGACGCCGCGGGCGCCGCCGCGTCGGCGTTCGGGCCCGAGCGCGTCGCCGCCGAGATCGAGCTCGCGGAGGGCGGGCGCGTCGAGGCGGACGTCGTCGACCTCGCGCGCGAGCTCGTCGTGCCCGGCGTCGCACTCGAGCTCGCCATCGACGAGAGCGACCCGGACTCGCCGGTGCCGGTGTTCCGCATCGCGCGCGCGCCGCGCCGCGCGTCGACGCGCGGCTTCGACGCGATCGAGGTCGGCGAGCGGCTCGCGCCGTGCCCGATCCCGATCACGACGACGCGCATCGTCGCCACCGCGATCGCCTCGCGCGACTACCAGGACGTGCACCACGACCCGGTGCTCGCGCGCCGGCGCGGCTCGCCCGACATCTTCATGAACATCCTCACGTCGGGCGGGCTGTGCGGACGCTATGTGAGCGACTGGGCCGGCCCCGAGGCGCGCTTCCTCGCGATGCACATCCGGCTCGGCGCGCCGAACTACCCGGGCGACTGCATGACGATGTACGGCGAGGTCGCGGCAAAGGAGAGGCGCGGCGGCCGCGGCATCGCGACGATCGCGCTGCGCGGCGCGAACCGCCTGGGCGACCACGTGACCGGCACGATCGAGCTCGCGCTGCCCGACGCGGAAGGCCCGGCGCTCGGCTGA
- a CDS encoding SDR family oxidoreductase: MGNLDGRVAIVTGAGRGIGRGVALALAKEGADVAIAELDPATAAAVADEVRALGRRALALPGDIALLETCEEVVRRTVAELGRLDILVNNAAVTAGMKPFEQFTDDEFMRTYAVSALATFRLMRAASPHLRKSPAGRIVNFATGTGTLGNPFQFDYAAAKESVRAMTRVAAREFAADGVTVNTVCPFADSEGVRGNVDAKMLAFMLANNPMGRLGHCEDDIGRTVAFLASDAAAYVTSNTIFVDGGGGSTRC; this comes from the coding sequence ATGGGAAACCTGGATGGACGCGTGGCGATCGTCACCGGCGCCGGTCGCGGCATCGGGCGCGGCGTCGCGCTGGCGCTCGCGAAGGAGGGCGCCGACGTCGCGATCGCCGAGCTCGACCCGGCGACGGCCGCGGCCGTCGCGGACGAGGTGCGCGCGCTCGGGCGGCGCGCACTCGCGCTCCCGGGCGACATCGCGCTGCTCGAGACGTGCGAGGAGGTCGTGCGCCGCACGGTCGCCGAGCTCGGCCGGCTCGACATCCTGGTGAACAACGCCGCCGTGACGGCCGGGATGAAGCCGTTCGAGCAGTTCACGGACGACGAGTTCATGCGCACCTACGCCGTCTCGGCGCTGGCGACGTTCCGGCTCATGCGCGCGGCCTCGCCCCACCTTCGCAAGAGTCCGGCCGGACGCATCGTGAACTTCGCGACCGGCACCGGAACGCTCGGCAACCCGTTCCAGTTCGACTACGCGGCGGCGAAGGAGTCGGTGCGCGCGATGACGCGCGTCGCCGCGCGCGAGTTCGCGGCCGACGGCGTCACCGTCAACACCGTCTGCCCCTTCGCGGACTCCGAGGGCGTGCGCGGCAACGTCGACGCGAAGATGCTCGCGTTCATGCTCGCCAACAATCCGATGGGCCGGCTCGGCCACTGCGAGGACGACATCGGCCGCACGGTCGCGTTCCTCGCCAGCGACGCCGCCGCCTACGTGACGTCGAACACGATCTTCGTCGACGGCGGCGGCGGATCGACGCGTTGCTAG
- a CDS encoding RidA family protein translates to MLGPSRAPAAARLAAALLAAAACAPAAPVFHASPATRALDLPFSDAVEAGDFVFVSGQIGNAPGSLALVDGGIRAQAAQALANVRAILAQSGSGMDRVVKCTVFLADMGDWPAFNEVYREAFPDAAARPARSALGASGLAVGALVELECIALRGR, encoded by the coding sequence TTGCTAGGCCCGAGCCGTGCGCCGGCGGCGGCGCGCCTCGCGGCCGCGCTGCTCGCCGCCGCCGCCTGCGCGCCCGCGGCGCCCGTCTTCCACGCGTCGCCGGCGACGCGCGCACTCGACCTCCCGTTCTCCGATGCGGTCGAGGCCGGAGACTTCGTCTTCGTGTCGGGGCAGATCGGGAACGCCCCGGGCTCGCTCGCGCTCGTCGACGGCGGGATCCGCGCGCAGGCGGCGCAGGCGCTCGCGAACGTGCGCGCGATCCTCGCGCAGAGCGGCTCGGGCATGGACCGCGTCGTGAAGTGCACGGTGTTCCTCGCGGACATGGGGGACTGGCCGGCCTTCAACGAGGTCTACCGCGAGGCGTTCCCCGACGCGGCCGCGCGCCCCGCGCGGAGCGCGCTCGGCGCGTCGGGGCTCGCGGTCGGAGCGCTCGTCGAGCTCGAGTGCATCGCGCTGCGCGGTCGCTAG
- a CDS encoding LLM class flavin-dependent oxidoreductase → MSEPQPCAAGDRAPTQRDAWGLERFALGIALGGARTPADWQAQLRIVERADALGFHSVWLPEMHFAPGVTASPLLAHAAFAARTTRIRLATTSVLLPIHEPLALADEVAALDRASRGRVVLGLGRGFREPLFRAFGVDPKSKRARFDACLDAMLDAWAGGADGSVRAPWQHPHPPLAVAAFGPLGLAQAARRALPYLPSPIESTRQLEANLAAHRAGLPPDVDPATLVRPAMRTVHVAASDADADRVLDLLRREVRGLRGAGARAPRAIARAVDEDVEERAIVGTAQRVVDALGALRERLAIDLVVAAAPFSGLAPSEREDALERLAASVLPALA, encoded by the coding sequence ATGAGCGAGCCGCAGCCCTGCGCGGCCGGCGATCGCGCGCCGACCCAGCGCGACGCCTGGGGGCTCGAGCGCTTCGCGCTCGGCATCGCGCTCGGCGGCGCGCGCACCCCGGCCGACTGGCAGGCCCAGCTTCGCATCGTCGAGCGCGCCGACGCGCTCGGCTTCCACTCCGTCTGGCTTCCCGAGATGCACTTCGCGCCGGGCGTGACCGCGTCGCCCCTGCTCGCACACGCGGCGTTCGCGGCCCGCACGACGCGCATCCGACTCGCCACGACGTCCGTGCTGCTGCCGATCCACGAGCCGCTCGCGCTCGCCGACGAAGTCGCCGCGCTCGATCGCGCGTCGCGCGGACGCGTCGTGCTCGGCCTCGGGCGCGGCTTCCGCGAGCCGCTCTTCCGCGCGTTCGGCGTCGACCCGAAGTCGAAGCGCGCGCGCTTCGACGCCTGCCTCGACGCGATGCTCGACGCGTGGGCCGGCGGCGCGGACGGCTCCGTGCGCGCCCCCTGGCAGCATCCCCACCCGCCGCTCGCGGTCGCGGCCTTCGGGCCGCTCGGCCTCGCGCAGGCGGCGCGGCGCGCGCTGCCGTACCTGCCGTCGCCCATCGAGAGCACGCGCCAGCTCGAAGCGAACCTCGCCGCGCACCGCGCCGGCCTCCCGCCCGACGTCGATCCGGCGACGCTCGTGCGCCCCGCGATGCGCACCGTGCACGTCGCCGCGAGCGACGCCGACGCCGACCGCGTGCTCGACCTGCTCAGGCGCGAGGTCCGCGGCCTGCGCGGCGCGGGCGCGCGCGCGCCGCGGGCGATCGCGCGCGCGGTGGACGAGGACGTCGAGGAGCGCGCCATCGTCGGCACCGCGCAGCGCGTCGTCGACGCGCTCGGCGCGCTGCGCGAGCGACTCGCGATCGATCTCGTCGTCGCGGCCGCCCCGTTCTCGGGGCTCGCGCCGTCCGAGCGCGAGGACGCGCTCGAACGCCTCGCCGCGAGCGTGCTGCCCGCGCTCGCGTGA
- a CDS encoding CBS domain-containing protein — protein MSFAVRDIMTRKIVTISVSERLSTVQDIMTLGGVRHIPVVRGGELVGVVTERDLLRTSLSTLSEFGADHRRAFLHAIEIERVMSSPPITIRESEPVREAARVMAERKIGCLPVLDDGGRFVGLVTETDVLRHFAGLSPTAG, from the coding sequence ATGTCGTTCGCGGTTCGCGACATCATGACGCGCAAGATCGTGACGATCAGCGTGAGCGAACGGCTCTCGACGGTGCAAGATATCATGACGCTGGGTGGCGTCCGGCACATCCCGGTCGTCCGCGGCGGCGAGCTCGTCGGCGTCGTGACCGAGCGCGATCTGCTGCGCACGTCGCTGTCGACGTTGAGCGAGTTCGGCGCGGACCATCGCCGCGCGTTCCTGCACGCGATCGAGATCGAGCGCGTGATGTCGTCGCCGCCCATCACGATCCGCGAGAGCGAGCCCGTGCGCGAAGCCGCGCGCGTGATGGCGGAGCGAAAGATCGGCTGCCTTCCCGTCCTCGACGACGGCGGTCGCTTCGTCGGGCTCGTGACCGAGACCGACGTGCTGCGCCACTTCGCGGGCCTGTCGCCCACGGCGGGGTGA
- a CDS encoding universal stress protein, with protein sequence MIESILVGTDGSEAAASAERFAISLAARLRARIAACTVVEDRDVRAPDDGGLGTPGFPDAALATYYRARAEATARRFGERAREGGVQGGCEMQQGVAADALVARARSASLCALGRRGKGDYAGAALLGSTVDAVLRTTSRSVVVVPPGAPTRGAIVLGFDGSPGSRLAAQVAVDLANGLGEAVHVFVDSKDKGRAVARFDEVRELVGGLSVPVREASSTLGRPDVKIVDTATEAAAGLIVMGAYGRNRITECFIGSNAAAVARTSPVAVLLVR encoded by the coding sequence ATGATCGAGTCGATCCTGGTCGGCACGGACGGGTCCGAAGCCGCCGCGAGCGCCGAGCGCTTCGCGATCTCGCTCGCGGCCCGGCTCCGCGCGCGGATCGCCGCGTGCACGGTCGTCGAGGATCGCGACGTGCGCGCGCCGGACGACGGCGGCCTCGGAACCCCCGGCTTCCCCGATGCGGCCCTCGCCACCTACTACCGCGCGCGCGCCGAGGCGACGGCGCGTCGCTTCGGCGAGCGCGCGCGCGAGGGCGGCGTGCAGGGCGGCTGCGAGATGCAGCAGGGCGTCGCCGCCGACGCGCTCGTCGCGCGCGCCCGCTCGGCGTCGCTCTGCGCGCTCGGCCGGCGCGGGAAGGGCGACTACGCGGGCGCGGCCCTCCTCGGCTCGACCGTCGACGCCGTCCTTCGCACGACGTCGCGCAGCGTCGTCGTCGTCCCGCCCGGCGCGCCGACGCGCGGCGCGATCGTGCTCGGCTTCGACGGCTCGCCGGGCTCGCGGCTCGCCGCGCAGGTCGCCGTCGACCTCGCGAACGGGCTCGGCGAAGCGGTCCACGTGTTCGTCGACTCGAAGGACAAGGGGCGCGCCGTCGCGCGCTTCGACGAGGTGCGCGAGCTCGTCGGCGGCCTGTCGGTGCCCGTTCGCGAGGCCTCCTCCACGCTCGGCCGCCCCGACGTGAAGATCGTCGACACGGCGACCGAGGCCGCGGCGGGGCTGATCGTGATGGGCGCCTACGGTCGCAACCGCATCACGGAGTGCTTCATCGGCAGCAACGCGGCCGCGGTGGCGCGCACATCGCCGGTGGCCGTCCTCCTCGTTCGTTAG
- the lpxD gene encoding UDP-3-O-(3-hydroxymyristoyl)glucosamine N-acyltransferase, translated as MSARAATPDAPSLRLAELAEALDCELVGDGDARVCGVASLADAGPLDLAFARSRRFADALAATRAGAVIVAPDLDPGARPALRSTDPTRDFARAAALLAQAARPPAGVHARAVVDPDARVDPTASVGANAVVGARARVGARTVLHANVTLYPDVEVGADCELHAGVVVREGTRIGDRVRIQPGALVGGDGFGFLPTENGLPERVPQLGRVAIEDDVDIGAGVAIDRATLGETRIRRGAKIDDLVMVGHNCDIGEGAIVVAQSGLGGSTRIGARAILMARVGAAGQLEVGEGAFVGARAGLHGDVAAGARVFGSPAVEGRAWHREIGALRLLPAALRRLRRLERRLGLRGVDDPPRGGPREGPGAPSGDDA; from the coding sequence GTGAGCGCGCGCGCCGCGACGCCCGACGCTCCGTCGCTCCGGCTGGCCGAGCTGGCCGAGGCGCTCGACTGCGAGCTCGTGGGCGATGGCGACGCGCGGGTGTGCGGCGTCGCGTCGCTCGCGGATGCCGGGCCCCTCGACCTCGCCTTCGCCCGCTCGCGGCGCTTCGCGGACGCGCTCGCCGCGACGCGCGCGGGCGCCGTGATCGTCGCGCCCGACCTCGACCCGGGCGCGCGGCCGGCGCTCCGCTCCACCGACCCGACGCGCGACTTCGCGCGCGCTGCCGCGCTGCTCGCGCAGGCGGCGCGCCCGCCGGCGGGCGTGCACGCGCGCGCCGTCGTCGACCCCGACGCGCGCGTCGACCCGACGGCCTCGGTCGGCGCGAACGCCGTGGTCGGCGCCCGCGCGCGCGTCGGCGCGCGCACGGTGCTGCACGCCAACGTCACGCTCTACCCCGACGTCGAGGTCGGCGCCGACTGCGAGCTGCACGCGGGCGTCGTCGTGCGCGAGGGGACGCGCATCGGCGATCGCGTGCGCATCCAGCCCGGTGCGCTCGTCGGCGGCGATGGCTTCGGCTTCCTGCCGACCGAGAACGGGCTGCCCGAGCGCGTGCCGCAGCTCGGGCGCGTCGCGATCGAGGACGACGTCGACATCGGCGCCGGCGTCGCGATCGACCGCGCGACGCTCGGCGAGACGCGCATCCGACGCGGCGCGAAGATCGACGACCTCGTCATGGTCGGGCACAACTGCGACATCGGAGAGGGCGCGATCGTCGTCGCGCAGAGCGGGCTCGGCGGGAGCACGCGCATCGGCGCGCGCGCCATCCTGATGGCGCGCGTGGGAGCGGCGGGCCAGCTCGAGGTGGGCGAGGGCGCGTTCGTCGGCGCGCGCGCGGGCCTGCACGGCGACGTCGCGGCGGGGGCGCGCGTGTTCGGGAGCCCCGCGGTCGAAGGGCGCGCGTGGCACCGCGAGATCGGCGCGCTGCGGCTCCTGCCCGCCGCGCTGCGACGGCTGCGCCGGCTCGAGCGGCGGCTCGGCCTGCGCGGGGTCGACGACCCCCCGCGCGGCGGCCCGCGCGAGGGGCCCGGCGCTCCGTCCGGAGACGACGCGTGA
- a CDS encoding ribonuclease HII, protein MIDVRATRLDALRDAASRASDDDLAALCDALARDARAGARALARRLDRRLAARAAERARLERLLALREALRARGFRCVAGVDEVGVGPLAGPVVAAAVVLPARVDPARLAGLDDSKRLSAAVREQLDAAIRESGAAVGIGCVEPDEIDRLDIYRASLEAMRRAVVALREALPVDHLLVDARVVPGVRVAQTSIVKGDARDASIAAASIVAKVHRDALMRAFDERHPGYGFARHMGYGTAQHLAALRALGPSPIHRRSFAPVAAARRA, encoded by the coding sequence GTGATCGACGTGCGCGCGACGCGGCTCGACGCGCTCCGCGACGCCGCGTCGCGCGCGAGCGACGACGACCTCGCGGCGCTGTGCGACGCGCTCGCGCGCGACGCGCGCGCGGGCGCCCGCGCGCTCGCGCGCCGGCTCGACCGGAGGCTCGCAGCGCGCGCCGCGGAGCGCGCCCGGCTCGAACGTCTCCTCGCGCTCCGCGAGGCGCTTCGCGCGCGCGGCTTCCGCTGCGTCGCCGGCGTCGACGAGGTCGGCGTCGGGCCGCTCGCGGGCCCGGTCGTCGCGGCGGCGGTCGTGCTGCCCGCGCGCGTCGATCCGGCGCGCCTCGCCGGCCTCGACGACTCGAAGCGGCTGTCGGCGGCCGTGCGCGAGCAGCTCGACGCCGCGATTCGCGAGAGCGGCGCCGCCGTCGGCATCGGATGCGTCGAGCCCGACGAGATCGATCGGCTCGACATCTACCGCGCGTCGCTCGAGGCGATGCGCCGCGCGGTGGTGGCGCTGCGCGAGGCGCTCCCCGTCGACCACCTGCTCGTCGACGCGCGCGTCGTGCCGGGCGTGCGAGTCGCGCAGACGTCGATCGTCAAGGGCGACGCGCGTGACGCGTCGATCGCCGCGGCGTCGATCGTCGCGAAGGTGCACCGCGACGCGCTCATGCGCGCGTTCGACGAGCGCCACCCGGGCTACGGGTTCGCGCGCCACATGGGCTACGGCACGGCGCAGCACCTCGCCGCGCTGCGCGCGCTCGGCCCCTCGCCCATCCACCGTCGCTCCTTCGCGCCGGTCGCGGCGGCGCGGCGCGCATGA
- a CDS encoding tRNA pseudouridine(13) synthase TruD, translating to MTSLPRLRAAPEDFRVEEVPLYAPCGEGEHTYVWIEKRLRTTEEVARELARAAGVPPRDVGYAGRKDRVAVTRQWMSVRALEPDAARALELRGARVLEAVRHRNKLRTGHLRGNRFDLLVRDVDAEALARAERELERIAREGMSNRFGGQRFGRDGDNAQRALALLRGGAARARGDRREQRFLLSALQSAVFNEFLEERCARGLGPGELERGDVAVLHASGGMFEVEDVERERERAARFEISATGPMFGARMMPAGGEVRARELALLERWGVPPGPGLAPPRGIRLDGTRRALRARVGDASLEPVEPGVARLRAALPPGGYVTVLVEELFGGFCEDRAPAVC from the coding sequence ATGACGTCGCTCCCGCGCCTGCGCGCCGCGCCGGAGGACTTCCGGGTCGAGGAGGTGCCGCTCTACGCCCCGTGCGGCGAGGGCGAGCACACCTACGTGTGGATCGAGAAGCGCCTGCGGACGACGGAGGAGGTCGCGCGCGAGCTCGCGCGGGCGGCGGGCGTCCCGCCGCGCGACGTCGGCTATGCGGGGCGCAAGGATCGCGTCGCCGTGACGCGACAGTGGATGTCGGTGCGCGCGCTCGAGCCCGACGCCGCGCGCGCGCTCGAGCTGCGCGGCGCACGCGTGCTCGAGGCGGTGCGCCATCGCAACAAGCTGCGCACCGGGCACCTGCGCGGGAACCGCTTCGACCTGCTCGTGCGCGACGTCGATGCCGAGGCGCTCGCGCGCGCGGAGCGGGAGCTCGAGCGGATCGCGCGCGAGGGGATGTCGAATCGCTTCGGCGGCCAGCGCTTCGGGCGCGACGGCGACAACGCGCAGCGCGCGCTCGCGCTGCTCCGCGGCGGCGCGGCGCGGGCGCGGGGCGACCGGCGCGAGCAGCGCTTCCTGCTGTCGGCCCTCCAGTCGGCCGTGTTCAACGAGTTCCTCGAGGAGCGCTGCGCGCGCGGGCTCGGGCCGGGCGAGCTCGAGCGCGGCGACGTCGCGGTGCTGCACGCGTCGGGCGGGATGTTCGAGGTCGAGGACGTCGAGCGCGAGCGCGAGCGCGCGGCCCGCTTCGAGATCAGCGCGACCGGGCCGATGTTCGGCGCGCGCATGATGCCGGCGGGCGGCGAGGTGCGCGCGCGCGAGCTCGCACTGCTCGAGCGCTGGGGGGTGCCGCCCGGGCCCGGCCTCGCGCCGCCGCGCGGCATCCGGCTCGACGGGACGCGACGCGCGCTGCGCGCCCGCGTCGGCGACGCGTCGCTCGAGCCGGTCGAGCCCGGCGTCGCGCGGCTGCGCGCGGCGCTGCCGCCCGGTGGCTATGTCACCGTCCTCGTCGAGGAGCTCTTCGGAGGCTTCTGCGAGGATCGGGCGCCGGCGGTATGCTGA
- the cysK gene encoding cysteine synthase A, whose protein sequence is MRIASNVCELVGRTPLVRLNRVTDGVDATIVVKLESRNPAASVKDRIGVAMIDAAEREGRITPGRTTIVEPTSGNTGIALAFVAAVRGYACILVMPDTMSPERRATLRAFGAKLVLTPGAQGMKAAVEKVNEIAKRTPDSFVPMQFENPANPEVHRNTTAVELWEDTDGAIDAFVTGVGTGGTITGVAQVIKPRKPGFQVIAVEPEESAILSGCAPGPHKIQGIGAGFVPPVLDTNLLDGVVTVPSVDALDMARRLAREEGILCGISSGANVLGAIKYALKPENRGKLVATTVCDFGERYIQTALFDDYRYEGSDEV, encoded by the coding sequence ATGCGCATCGCCAGCAACGTGTGCGAGCTCGTCGGTCGCACGCCGCTCGTCCGCCTCAACCGCGTGACGGACGGCGTCGACGCCACCATCGTCGTCAAGCTCGAGAGCCGCAATCCGGCCGCGAGCGTCAAGGACCGCATCGGCGTCGCGATGATCGACGCCGCCGAGCGCGAGGGGCGCATCACGCCCGGCAGGACGACGATCGTCGAGCCGACGAGCGGCAACACCGGCATCGCGCTCGCCTTCGTCGCCGCCGTGCGCGGCTACGCCTGCATCCTCGTCATGCCGGACACGATGAGCCCGGAGCGCCGCGCCACGCTGCGCGCGTTCGGCGCGAAGCTCGTGCTCACGCCCGGCGCGCAGGGCATGAAGGCGGCGGTCGAGAAGGTGAACGAGATCGCGAAGCGCACGCCCGACTCCTTCGTCCCGATGCAGTTCGAGAACCCGGCCAACCCGGAGGTGCACCGCAACACGACGGCGGTCGAGCTCTGGGAAGACACGGACGGGGCGATCGATGCCTTCGTCACGGGCGTCGGCACGGGCGGCACGATCACGGGCGTGGCCCAGGTGATCAAGCCCAGGAAGCCGGGCTTCCAGGTGATCGCGGTCGAGCCCGAGGAGAGCGCCATCCTGTCGGGCTGCGCGCCGGGGCCGCACAAGATCCAGGGCATCGGCGCGGGCTTCGTGCCTCCCGTGCTCGACACGAACCTGCTCGACGGCGTCGTCACCGTCCCGAGCGTCGATGCGCTCGACATGGCGCGCCGCCTCGCGCGCGAAGAGGGCATCCTGTGCGGCATCTCGTCGGGCGCCAACGTGCTGGGCGCGATCAAATACGCGCTCAAGCCCGAGAACCGCGGCAAGCTCGTCGCGACGACCGTCTGCGACTTCGGCGAGCGCTACATCCAGACCGCGCTCTTCGACGACTACCGCTACGAGGGGAGCGACGAGGTCTGA